The Candidatus Bealeia paramacronuclearis DNA segment TAATTATTTCTAAATCTGCCAAGTGGCAAAGGCGTCTTTCGGCGCGTCTTACAATACAGCGGGCCAAGTGTATCCGGGCTGAAATCTCATTTCCGCCAGGTAAAATAAAGGAAGTGAGAGGGAGAAGATTTTCATTGTAGAAATCGATTTGATCTTCGAGGTATTTCACTTGAGTGTCTTGTATGCGAAGGCGCGGCTTATCGTTATCTCGCATAGGTACGCACAAATTTGCACCCACATCAAAAAGATCATTTTGAATGTGGGAGAGAAGTTCTGCCAGTGCGTTTTGACTTTCAACTGCTACAAGTCCCAGAGCCGCATTGGCTTCATCAATCTCACCAATGACTTCAATTCTCAGATCGTATTTAGAAACACGCTCTCCCGTCCCTAGAGAAGTTTTCCCTTTGTCCCCGCCACGGGTATAAATTCGTGTGAGTTGTACCATCCAAGATCCTCTATCTTTTAAGCAAAAGTAAGATTGCAAAAAGAGCTAACGCCAATGCTTGAAAACCAATACGCATACGCATCAATTTATTGCTGCGCTCAGGATTATCGGTTCCCTTCAAAAAAAGATTGGCAATCCCCAAAGCCAAAACCAAAAGCGTTGCGCCCATTGCAATAAAAAGAAGGACAGTGATAACGCCTTGGGCCGTCATGAGGTTTAATCCTCTTGAACGGCTTTGGGATATTTAGCTTTTAATACATCCAATTCGGCTTGAGAGCACAGTCCCAAAGTCACTGGATTTTGTGGTTTCATTTCAGTGGAATTCTTATGGGTTTTGTTCCGAATCGAATTGATTGTGGCTTTTGTAGTTCCCAAAAGCTTAATGATGTCCGTATCCGAAAAATCGGGGCAATGTTTTAAGACCCAGGCAATTCCATCAGGTTTGTCTTGGCGGATGGAAACGGGTGTGTATTTGCCGCCTTTACGTTTTTTTGGCTTTTCCCATTTATCCGTCCGAAGGGCGAGTTGAGCAGTGGGATTCTTTTGGCAGCGCTCAATTTCAGCTGTTGTTAATTCACCGGCGGTAATAGGATCGCGCCCCATAATGCCGATTGCAATTTCACCGTCGGCAATGGCTTGGATTTCTAAGGCATGAAAGCCACAAAAAGCCCCAATTTGCTCAAACGTTAATGTTGTATTTTCAATCAACCAAACGGCGGTTGCCTTTGGCATCAACGGACCACTCATAGTTCCTCCAGAATCAAAAAGTTTAATTGCGGCATTGAACCACAGGTTCACGGCTTTTGGGAAACATTTTTTTGATATAAAAAATGACAGGTTTGAAAAAATGTCCTTGTAATTTTAAAAAGGTCACCTTACGTATTAAACGTAAGTATTTTTTTTGAATTCAATTGTAATTTTTAATGATATAGGTGATTTTGTGTTTGATAAAAGTGTTAAATTATTGTTAGTAGCGTCATTGTTGGCAAGCACATCATTGCAGGCTGTAATAATTGAAGAGATAAAAGAAGGTGCTTCCCCGGCAGTTGGTGTGAAGCAGCAGACTCCTGAAGAAAAAGAGTCAGAAAATCAAAATACAACTTCCTCGACTGGGCATAATCCGTTTGAGGATAAAAAAGATAATAACCCTTCTCCTCTTGAGATGCAGAAG contains these protein-coding regions:
- a CDS encoding cob(I)yrinic acid a,c-diamide adenosyltransferase; this encodes MVQLTRIYTRGGDKGKTSLGTGERVSKYDLRIEVIGEIDEANAALGLVAVESQNALAELLSHIQNDLFDVGANLCVPMRDNDKPRLRIQDTQVKYLEDQIDFYNENLLPLTSFILPGGNEISARIHLARCIVRRAERRLCHLADLEIINPGLIQYVNRLSDLLFVLARVVNNNGAQDILWRPGGNTSP
- a CDS encoding twin transmembrane helix small protein; protein product: MTAQGVITVLLFIAMGATLLVLALGIANLFLKGTDNPERSNKLMRMRIGFQALALALFAILLLLKR
- a CDS encoding cell cycle transcriptional regulator TrcR — its product is MNLWFNAAIKLFDSGGTMSGPLMPKATAVWLIENTTLTFEQIGAFCGFHALEIQAIADGEIAIGIMGRDPITAGELTTAEIERCQKNPTAQLALRTDKWEKPKKRKGGKYTPVSIRQDKPDGIAWVLKHCPDFSDTDIIKLLGTTKATINSIRNKTHKNSTEMKPQNPVTLGLCSQAELDVLKAKYPKAVQED